The DNA region ATAAAACATTTCGCTCTTCCTTTTTTCCACACAACCCACCCTAGAATTTCCGCCCAGCTTTGGGgggaaaaacaaaagaaccAGTCCTCTCATTTTATCAAGGCTCTGGGGTTAGGGGGTAGATATTAGTAGTACATTTGTCTTGACGagttcaacaacaccaattCCCTACTCCACGCTTTGCCATGCCCAATAATTTGTCCTGGTCCTGTGAGAACATTGCTGCTTCCTTCTCGTGTGTTGAAGCTACAGCCCGAAATTTCACCTCCCCTACTTTCTCGCATTATCACCTGGACGCCCTCTTTGTACTCTCCAGCTTCGCATCCGGTAGCGTTTCCAATCCTGGCTCCCctttcttggtggtgctTATCACGTCTTGACTTCCTCTCCTGAGAAATCCGGCCTCGTTGTGGAAGAGTAGTGTTGGCGTGTTGGCTTGAGAGCCTCCTCGCTGGCCGTGGTAATGCACTACTTGTGGAGGTGGCTGGCCAGCTTGTGTACCCAGCAGGTGTTGTGGGTAGGGGTCTAGGTCCTTGCTGCTCGTGCTAAAGGTTGATACTACCGGCTGGTGAAACCCGTTTGTTCCGGTTGCTGTCACTGTCGACCCGGAGCCTACGGTTGTGGCAGGCGATTGTGGAAGCTGATACTCGGTTTGAGTTGGGGTTCCCGCTTCGTTTGTGGCATTGCTGGGGCTTCCGGGGCTGGTAGTATCCAGTTGCCCTGTCAAGCTCGTCATGCCACCTTCAATATCACGGAGCAGCCGAACATATTCCTCAGGGACAAGCCCACTCTCTTGTGTTCTCGGATCCTCGGCCACAAGCCAGCCTTGACCATGCCGATATGATACCCAGATGATCTGACCCTCCACGAGCGGGAGCTCGTTCTCGTTCTCGCGCTCAAAATCAAAGAGAGCCACGGCTTTGCCGTGCATTTCCTCGTCGGGAGACGTGATGGTGAATTGATAGTCCCGTGAATAGCGGGATTCGTCAACGTTGTGGTATCCTGGCGAGGAGCACGTGCTCGAGTTGTCCGAATCGTAGGCGTCCTCGTCAGCGTAGCCCCTGGGCTGCTGGTTGGCGATTTGGTATGGCTCGTTTCCATTCCCGGCGTGTCCGTTGCCAGTGTGTCCCGCCTGTCCCGGTGGATAGGTCACGTATTCGCCGCCTGGGCCGTTCGCTTCGTTCCCTTGGTTGATGTAGTACCGGTCAGCTCCGTCGGCGCTGGTGCCGACGTAGAAGCCTCTATCGCCGCCATAATGGTCCTGGCTCATGAGCTGCTCACGGCCAACCCGACTCCTGCCGTAGATGCCACCCGATGAGGTCTTGTGATGCTTCCTGTGCCGAGAACTGACGACTGGGCTCTGGAGATCCTCGTCTTCGCTCCACGGTGGGCCGTCTGCCAGATGGATAGAGGGCAGATCAGCCGGTCTGCCGTGTGAGCCCCCGCCGCCACTGCTCCAGAAGTGGCCATCCCAGCCCCGGCTGTCCCAGGCGGTTGGTGGGTCCGAGAGACGTCGCTGCTCGCTGGCGGGGGTGGTCATGCCCGAGGGCGGTCGTGATGGCTCCGGGGGCGGACCATAGTGAAGCGGGTGACCAGGCGGGTAGGCAAAGTCTCGTACGAGCGTGTAGGGCAGGCtcgaggggaggagggggaagatgtgAGAGGGCGGGCGTGACCGTGAGGGTAGCGAACTCGTGGTCGAGTACTGCGACAGCCGGTTCTTGGACGCGTGCGACATTGGGCGAGGAAGTTGGCTCCTGCGAgcgggaggtgaggtgatgaGCGGTGGAAGTGCGGGGTGGGCCGCGTTCGCAGTCACCGGCGACGATATGGCGGGCGGCGACGTCGCTGGAGAGTTTGCGGGCGATAGGATCGCCGTCATGGTTTCCGAAGAAAGAGACGGCGGGACGGGCGTAGAAGAATTACTGATGTCGGGCGGGTGGGGTGCGGCCCTTTGCGCGCTGGCCGCTGGCTCGATTCGCTCGAAATCGAATAGCTGCGTGGGGACCCCCAACCAGGCCTGCTCCCTACACTAAACCAGGGGTTGATAACTGGGGTCCGCGACTCGACCGAGTCTTGACCTTGCGCCTTCGAAACGCACGGTCTGTTTACTTTTTTGTCGTTGTTTAGAGCGAGGTTGTATTGTTGAGAAAAGAATCGTGTTTGACCCTCTCTTGTGACGGGGTCCGGACGGACCCTCGTTTCTCGAGGAACTGGAACCTCCTCTCTGCTCTCAggcgctggcgctggcgctggcACTGGCACTGGCGCAGAACGGGGGCGGGCGTCTTCACAgtgcagaaaaaaaagatcagACGAACGAAACTCGGCGGCTCGGAGGGGTGGAGCGTTGGGGGAACCTAGAACCGGTCGTTCGCTCGAGGCTCGACTCCAGAAGGTcggagaaaggggggggcAATGGGTGTCTGTTCCCACGTGGAAGGGCTGTCGAGAACAGTGGTGGTAGATGAGGACGTGGAAAAGAGAGCCAAATCAATTGGCCATTCCCAGAGCAAACATGGTGTTTGACAGACAGTCGGAAGTCAAAGATGAGGGGAACCACCCACTTCAACCCGCGAGCGGAACACAGCGCACACAACAGGCAGAGAAGCGGGCGGCTGGCCGGGTTGCTTAAGCGCGCTGCGGCCAGAATCAGAGACCAGGCCCCAGCAATTGCCAATCACTCTCCATTTTCTATTCACCATCTTTCATACTGTGTACAGATAGATGGATAGCTAGCTATGTAAGATCTGTATACTGCGTATGAACCAACTGCATGTTGGTGACAGTCGACGAGGGGAGAAAGAGGCCCGGAATGGCTGCACCTTTCATTGGCGAGCTCTGGCATCTGGACACACAAACTCAAAGGATTGTTCTGTCATTGAGAAAGCACAGTTGTCTCCTGTCTGCATTACAAGACGCATAGGTACCTAGCCGTTCGTCCCAGCACAGAAATCGTTGTCTTGTCGTCCCATCTATATATAGCTTCTGTGAGTAGCATTCCCCAAGGTCCTGGGAGGAAAGTCGAAGAAATACCCAAAAAGCTCGGTTAAATATACTAAAAAGCAGACTGATGAACGAACCACTTGTTTCCATTCGGAAGCTGGCTCGAGACAAAGAAACATGGAGGGGGCTTGAGAGAGGGGAAAGAAGCGAAGGTACCTTGGGAACAGTACTGTGTAGCAACCTAAGGGGAAACATGTAGCGCACGGGCCACATTGTTTCAAGTCCGCATCCAGGCTGTGGGGCTCGTCATATATCCGGCTCAAGGCGGTCAGTGGCGGCGAGACCTCGCTAGGGCCAAGACCGACTGCCGAAAACATTTCAAGGCTTCTTTCCAACCGCGACTCTCCATTTCTGCATCATCAATACTGCTACCTACTCTGCCTCAACAAACAGACAGCGCCCTCATACCACTTCTCACCTCTCGTGGGGCGACAGCACCCATATAGTAATGGGTGTTTAGCTGTGCCGGGTACTCTCATCTCTTCAGCCTTGCTGTGTCTTTCAAAGGTAAAAATTCCACGCTGCCCCTCTCCGAACATGCTCTTTGTCTTCCATGATGAACTCTTTATTGGAGCTGTCTTAGACTCGCTTTGCGGGCCATGATGATAGACTTTTTATTACGCTTTTAACTGAAATGACAAACAACACCTTGACGATCAAATCGAAAAAATTGCATTGGCAAGACAAAAAGGTAGCTAACACCTCGTCTCCAGAGTTGATTTTCAACAACCATCGATGGGAAcgatcagcagcagcatcaaacAAATCCGTCAGGGGTATTCATCATGGACACCGCCAACGGTAACGCGACTACGGCTTCGGCTGCTCCCGCTGCTCCGGCCCAGCCAAACGGCCACCGGGAGGACCCTGGTGGCTTCAAACTCAAGTTTTGCACCGTATGTGCCAGTAATCAGAACAGGTAAGATACAAATGTCTGCTTTTGAAGGTGGTGCGCGGGGGAGGATTAACACAGCTCAGATCTATGGAGGGCCATTTGCGTCTGGCGTTGGCAAACTATCCAGTGATTTCTTTCGGAACCGGCTCTCTTGTCCGGCTTCCAGGTCCTACCATCACACAGCCCAATGTCTACAAGTTCAACGAGACCTCGTACGATAGTATCTACAGAGAGCTTGAGGCCAAGGACCCCCGTTTGTATCGGGCCAACGGGCTTCTTAACATGCTCGGCCGAAACCGCAACATCAAGTGGGGCCCGGAAAGATGGCAAGACTGGCAAGTAGGCATGCCCCGAGTCAAGAAAGAAACAGACAAAGGCTTCGAGGGCATGGAGGGAGGCGTCGCCGATATAGTCATTACCTGCGAAGAGCGCTGCTGGGATGCTGTGATCGATGATCTTCTTAACCGGGGCTCTCCACTCAACAGAGCTGTTCATGTTATCAACATTGATATCAAGGACAACCACGAAGAGGCCTCCGTTGGAGGCAAAGCCATGGTCGACCTTGCCGACTCCCTGAACCAGGTCGCGAAAGAAGAGCGTGAAAAGGTTGGCGCAACGGCGTTTGATTCTGGCAGTGGTGCTGCCAGAGCCAGCTTTGATGAGCGTGTTCCCGAGGTGATTGGTGAGTGGCAGGAAAGATGGCCTAACCTTCCTGCGACTTGGACTTTGGCTTGGTTTTGATGAGCTTCACTGCATTCATCTTTTCAACACTCATATTTCATGGTTTAGCGGGCGTTGGGCGGTTGGTATTGCTTTCGGGATATGGGCTTTGGGCATTGAATCAAGCAAGCGACGGATAGCAGACATCTCATGAGGCAGGCTTATGAAGCGGCGACTCCGAGACCGctctttgttttctttttccttttcttttctattttcttttcttgctgcCTTTTGACGGCGATTGACACCGCCTTGCACATGATTCTCCgccttttgtttttttaCCGGCGCAGCTCCGTTGGTCGGACTTTTGCCGTGACCCGGGATGCAGTGATTAAAGGACCGGATCGGCCCTGTTAGGACTCCGGACCTAAGATCGAGATGAAATGAGGCGACAGGGGATGTTCCGCCGAGTTCTCAGCCCAGGAAGACGTCGACCCGCCGAAGCGCAAAAAATGACTCGGCTTCCAGAATGTCCTGATCAGAGGCATCTTTGTTCAGAGGCGCAACGAGAGGTGTGATTTATTTATCCAGCGTACGGAAGATCAAACGGATGTTCCCATGGGGCCTCATGCGGATGGGCCCGAG from Podospora pseudoanserina strain CBS 124.78 chromosome 1, whole genome shotgun sequence includes:
- the NBP2 gene encoding HOG (high osmolarity glycerol) pathway protein (COG:T; EggNog:ENOG503NZRK), which codes for MTAILSPANSPATSPPAISSPVTANAAHPALPPLITSPPARRSQLPRPMSHASKNRLSQYSTTSSLPSRSRPPSHIFPLLPSSLPYTLVRDFAYPPGHPLHYGPPPEPSRPPSGMTTPASEQRRLSDPPTAWDSRGWDGHFWSSGGGGSHGRPADLPSIHLADGPPWSEDEDLQSPVVSSRHRKHHKTSSGGIYGRSRVGREQLMSQDHYGGDRGFYVGTSADGADRYYINQGNEANGPGGEYVTYPPGQAGHTGNGHAGNGNEPYQIANQQPRGYADEDAYDSDNSSTCSSPGYHNVDESRYSRDYQFTITSPDEEMHGKAVALFDFERENENELPLVEGQIIWVSYRHGQGWLVAEDPRTQESGLVPEEYVRLLRDIEGGMTSLTGQLDTTSPGSPSNATNEAGTPTQTEYQLPQSPATTVGSGSTVTATGTNGFHQPVVSTFSTSSKDLDPYPQHLLGTQAGQPPPQVVHYHGQRGGSQANTPTLLFHNEAGFLRRGSQDVISTTKKGEPGLETLPDAKLESTKRASR
- the SSU72 gene encoding RNA polymerase II subunit A C-terminal domain phosphatase (COG:K; EggNog:ENOG503NZ1A; BUSCO:EOG09264JW6), whose protein sequence is MDTANGNATTASAAPAAPAQPNGHREDPGGFKLKFCTVCASNQNRSMEGHLRLALANYPVISFGTGSLVRLPGPTITQPNVYKFNETSYDSIYRELEAKDPRLYRANGLLNMLGRNRNIKWGPERWQDWQVGMPRVKKETDKGFEGMEGGVADIVITCEERCWDAVIDDLLNRGSPLNRAVHVINIDIKDNHEEASVGGKAMVDLADSLNQVAKEEREKVGATAFDSGSGAARASFDERVPEVIGEWQERWPNLPATWTLAWF